A region from the Leopardus geoffroyi isolate Oge1 chromosome C2, O.geoffroyi_Oge1_pat1.0, whole genome shotgun sequence genome encodes:
- the LOC123610548 gene encoding keratin-associated protein 10-8-like, translating to MAASAVSVCSSDLSYDSRVCLPGSSDSCPDSSWQVDDCPESCCEPPCCAPAPCLTLLCGPSSPCQGDCCTPACCKPVCCTPVCCEDSPCTTSSCCQPSPCCRPSSCVSLLCRPVCRPACCTPVCCKPVCCTPVCCKPVCCTPVCCEDSPCTTSSCCQPSCGPSSPCQGDCCTPACCKPVCCTPVCCKPVCCTPVCCKPVCCTPVCCKPVCCTPVCCKPVCCTPVCCKDSPCSAPSCCQPSPCCRPSSSVSLLCRPACPRPACCAPASSCCRPASCVSLLCRPACPRPACCGPVSGQPCC from the coding sequence ATGGCCGCGTCCGCCGTGTCCGTCTGCTCCAGCGACCTGAGCTATGACAGCCGCGTCTGCCTGCCCGGATCCTCGGATTCCTGCCCCGACTCCTCCTGGCAGGTGGACGACTGCCCAGAGAGCTGCTGCGAGCCCCCGTGCTGCGCCCCGGCCCCCTGCCTGACCCTCCTGTGCggcccttcctccccctgccagggAGACTGCTGCACCCCTGCGTGCTGCAAGcccgtctgctgcacccctgtgtgctgTGAAGACTCCCCCTGCACAACCTcttcctgctgccagcccagcccctgctgcagaCCCTCCTCCTGCGTGTCCCTGCTCTGCCGCCCCGTGTGCAGACCCGCctgctgcacccctgtgtgctgtaagcccgtctgctgcacccctgtctgctgcaaacccgtctgctgcacccctgtgtgctgTGAGGACTCCCCCTGCACAACCTCTTCATGCTGCCAGCCGTCCtgtggcccctcctccccctgccagggaGACTGCTGCACCCCTGCGTGCTGCAAGcccgtctgctgcacccctgtctgcTGCAAGCCTGTCTGCTGCACTCCTGTCTGCTGCAAAcccgtctgctgcacccctgtctgcTGCAAGCCTGTCTGCTGCACTCCTGTCTGCTGCAAAcccgtctgctgcacccctgtctgcTGCAAGGATtccccctgctcagccccctcctgctgccagcccagcccctgctgcagaCCCTCCTCCAGTGTATCCCTGCTCTGCCGCCCCGCGTGCCCCCGCCCCGCCTGCtgcgcccctgcctcctcctgctgccGCCCGGCCTCCTGCGTGTCCCTGCTCTGCCGCCCCGCGTGCCCCCGCCCTGCCTGCTGCGGCCCTGTCTCGGGCCAGCCCTGCTGCTGA